The Streptomyces rubrogriseus genomic sequence CCTCCGCCGGAACCGGCAGCTCCGCCGTCACCGAGAACCCGCCCCGCGGTGCCACCCCCGCCGTCAGCGATCCGCCCGCGGCGGCGAGGCGTTCCCTGAGCCCGGTCAGACCGGTGCCCGGCCCCCGGGCGGAGACGGCGGCGCCCGTGCCGTCGTCCGTGACCGTCAGCCGGACCCGGTCCGCGCTGCCCGCGACGGCGATCTCGCACCGGCTCGCCCCGCTGTGCCGTACGACGTTGGTGACCGCCTCCCGCACCACCCACCCGAGGAGCGCCTCCGCCTGCGGGGGCAGCGGCGGGCCGGAGCGGCGCACCACCGGGTCCACGTCCGCCGCGCTCAGCGCGGAGCGGGCCCGGTCCAGCTCGGTGCCGAGGCTGCCCTCCCGGTAGCCGGTGACCGCCTCGCGGACCTCGGTCAGTGCCTGGCGGCCGACCGACTCGATGTCCGTGATCTGGGTCAGCGCCGCGTCCAGGTCGCGGGGCGCCAGCCGCCGGGCGGCCTCCGACTTGACCACGATCACCGACAGCGTGTGTCCCAGCAGGTCGTGCAGGTCCCGCGAGAACCGCAGCCGCTCCTCCGCCACCGCCCGCGTGGCCAGTTCCTCCCGGGCGGCCCGCAACTGCCGTACGGCGTCGGACAGGCTCAGGATCGCGGCCGTCACCATCGTCGACAGGAAGGTCCCGTAGGCGATGTTCAGGCCCGTCCAGCCGTCCTTGACACCCGCCACCGCACCGGCCACCACCGCCAGCGACCAGCCCCACCGGCCCAGCCACCGGCCGCGCAGCGCCGCCCCCGCGGCCAGGCCGAGCAGCGGGAAGAAGAGCAGCCAACTGCCCCCGTACGCAAGAGCCAGACCACAGGTCACCAGCGCCATGGCGGCCAGCGCCAGCCGCGTGGACGGCGACTCGCGCAACTCCTTGTCGAAGGAGCGGAAGGCGACGTAGATGTAGAGCGAGTTGAAGACGAACAGGCCGAGGCCGCCGACCCAGGGGTTGGCGCTGTTCCCCTGGAAGATGTTCGCCAGGCTGCCCAGGCCCATCAGCAGCCACGGCAGCAGGGTGAATCCGGTGGGCGGCGGTCCCATCCGCTCCGGCCGCTCGCCCGCCCCCGCCCCCTCCGCCGCCCCGGCCGGGTCGGCCGGATCCGACTGCCGTGCCAGCTGCCACGCGTCCAGACGGCACGACATCCCACGCAGCCGCCCTCGGGTCCCGGTCATGGGTGTCGGCTCCCTTCCACTCCGGCGCCCGCGGCGCTCAGTCTTTCGCCGCGCCGCGACGGTAGGACAGGACGGCGTACGCGCCGAAGGCCAGCAGCCACCCCGTCAGGACGAGAATGGCACCCGCGGGGGGCGCGTGCCCCGTGGCGACCGAGGTGCCCAGTTGCGCGAAGCGGTTGGTCGGGGTGTACGCCGACACCGTGCGCAGCCACTCCGGGAACAGCACCAGCGGGAACCACAGCCCGCCGAGCACCGCGAGACCCAGGTTGGCCACCATGTTCGCCACGCCCGTGGTCTGCCCGGTCAGCCGGTAGCCGTTGCCCAGCCCCAGCAGCGTGAACGGCACCGACCCGAGCCACAGCAGCAGCGCCAGCGCCGCCCACTGCCAGGCGTCCAGCCGTACGCCGTTGAGCAGACCGCCCGCGGCGAGCACCGCCGTGATCGCGGGCAGCACGGTGACCGAGGCGGTCAGGGCACGGCCCACGACCACCTGGTGCGGGCGCATCGGAGTCACCCGCAACTGCCGCAGCCAGCCGATGGCACGGTCCTCGGCGACCCCGCCGCCGGTGTTGAGGGCGGAGCCGACCGCGCCGTACGCGGCCATGCCGACCATCGCGCCCGTCTTCCACTCGCCCGCGTCGCCCCCGAGGTTGGTGAACAGCAGGTACATCAGCACCGGCATGGCGACACCGCCGACCACGAAGCCGGGGTCGCGCAGTGTGCGGCGCGTCTCGAGGATCAGGTAGTCCCTCATCGCACGCTCTCCTTCTCCGGCACCGGTGCCGCCGTCGTCAGGGCCAGGAACGCGTCGTCCAGGGACGCGGGGGCGACCTCCAGGCCGCGTATCGCGCCGAGCCGCGCGAGCGCGATCACGGTCGCGTCGGAGTCCTCGGTGCGCAGCAGCGCGCGGTCCCCGCGCACCTCCAGCGAGTGGACCCCGGGCAGCAGTGTCAGGTCCTCGGTGGTCCGGCCGGCCAGGTCGAAGGAGACGCGGCTGCCGCCCGCCGCCCGGCGCAGCTCGTCACCGGTGCCGTCCGCGACGATCCGTCCCCGGTCGACGACCAGGATCCGGTCGGCGTGCGCCTCGGCCTCCTCCAGGTAGTGGGTGGAGAACAGGACCGTGCTGCCGCGCCGGGCGTACGCCCGCATCGACTGCCAGAAGGCCTGCCTGGCCTCCACGTCCAGGGCCGCCGTCGGTTCGTCCAGGACCAGCAGGTCGGGGCGGCCGGCCAGGGCGAGCGCGAACCGCACGCGCTGGGTCTGCCCGCCCGACAGCCGGTCCACGCGCCGCCCGGCCAACCGCTCGATCCCGGCCAGCTCCAGGGCCTGCCCGACCGGCATCGGCGCCGGATAACGGCCGGCCACGAAGGCCACCAGTTCCCCCACCGTGACCCGGGGCACCGCCCGCGCCTCCTGGAGCATCGCGCCCACCCGGCCGGCCCGCACGGCACGCTCCGCAGGCCCGCCGAACAGCTCCACGGTGCCCGCGTCGGGCGGGCACAGGCCGAGCAGCAGTGCGATCGTCGTCGACTTGCCCGCGCCGTTGCGGCCGAGCAGCGCGACCGTCTCGCCGCACCCGATGCGCAGGTCCACGCCGTCGACGGCGCGGACGTCGCCGTAGGCCTTGGCCGCTCCCGTGAAGGCTACGGCGGGGGTGGTGCCCTCTGTCGGTCTCATACCGGTGACGCTACGGAGCCGGCCCGGACGGGCGGCAGATGCGGTTGTCCGGAGTTGGCGATGACAAATGTCATGGGTGGCCGGCGTCCCGTACGGTCGGGGTGTCCGTGATCGTCGTCGCGTCCGGGGCGTCGCGTCCGGGGCGTTGTGCCCGGTGCGTCGCGTCCGGGGCGTTGTGCCCGGTGCGTTGTGCCGGGTCGTGCTGCCCGGGAGGAGCAGGAGGGCCAT encodes the following:
- a CDS encoding sensor histidine kinase; the encoded protein is MTGTRGRLRGMSCRLDAWQLARQSDPADPAGAAEGAGAGERPERMGPPPTGFTLLPWLLMGLGSLANIFQGNSANPWVGGLGLFVFNSLYIYVAFRSFDKELRESPSTRLALAAMALVTCGLALAYGGSWLLFFPLLGLAAGAALRGRWLGRWGWSLAVVAGAVAGVKDGWTGLNIAYGTFLSTMVTAAILSLSDAVRQLRAAREELATRAVAEERLRFSRDLHDLLGHTLSVIVVKSEAARRLAPRDLDAALTQITDIESVGRQALTEVREAVTGYREGSLGTELDRARSALSAADVDPVVRRSGPPLPPQAEALLGWVVREAVTNVVRHSGASRCEIAVAGSADRVRLTVTDDGTGAAVSARGPGTGLTGLRERLAAAGGSLTAGVAPRGGFSVTAELPVPAEGEPVGAPA
- a CDS encoding ABC transporter permease — its product is MRDYLILETRRTLRDPGFVVGGVAMPVLMYLLFTNLGGDAGEWKTGAMVGMAAYGAVGSALNTGGGVAEDRAIGWLRQLRVTPMRPHQVVVGRALTASVTVLPAITAVLAAGGLLNGVRLDAWQWAALALLLWLGSVPFTLLGLGNGYRLTGQTTGVANMVANLGLAVLGGLWFPLVLFPEWLRTVSAYTPTNRFAQLGTSVATGHAPPAGAILVLTGWLLAFGAYAVLSYRRGAAKD
- a CDS encoding ABC transporter ATP-binding protein is translated as MRPTEGTTPAVAFTGAAKAYGDVRAVDGVDLRIGCGETVALLGRNGAGKSTTIALLLGLCPPDAGTVELFGGPAERAVRAGRVGAMLQEARAVPRVTVGELVAFVAGRYPAPMPVGQALELAGIERLAGRRVDRLSGGQTQRVRFALALAGRPDLLVLDEPTAALDVEARQAFWQSMRAYARRGSTVLFSTHYLEEAEAHADRILVVDRGRIVADGTGDELRRAAGGSRVSFDLAGRTTEDLTLLPGVHSLEVRGDRALLRTEDSDATVIALARLGAIRGLEVAPASLDDAFLALTTAAPVPEKESVR